In Aptenodytes patagonicus chromosome 12, bAptPat1.pri.cur, whole genome shotgun sequence, a genomic segment contains:
- the REEP2 gene encoding receptor expression-enhancing protein 2 isoform X2, with product MVSWIISRLVVLLFGTLYPAYSSYKAVKTKNVKEYVKWMMYWIVFAFFTTAETLTDIVLSWFPFYFELKIAFVIWLLSPYTKGSSVLYRKFVHPTLSNKEKGQGVLSEKLRSFSMQDLTLIRDEDTVHMQSHEPQLRPSGGSRLETIEDSASCYSSGEESSVAQRSNGTPLETRTDPSDEDAGDKLPKRSQSLKTPKKIVKAELPVRSVKARPKKKAAGCLASGESS from the exons atGGTCTCCTGGATCATCTCTCGCCTCGTGGT GCTGCTCTTCGGCACCCTCTACCCCGCGTACTCCTCCTACAAGGCCGTGAAGACGAAAAACGTGAAGGAATAT GTGAAGTGGATGATGTACTGGATTGTGTTTGCCTTTTTCACCACTGCAGAAACACTCACAGACATTGTTCTTTCTTG GTTTCCCTTTTATTTCGAGCTGAAAATCGCGTTTGTGATTTGGCTGCTCTCCCCTTACACCAAGGGCTCCAGTGTCCTCTACAGGAAGTTTGTGCACCCAACGCTCTCCAATAAGGAGAAG GGCCAGGGAGTTTTGTCTGAGAAGCTGCGAAGTTTCAGCATGCAGGATCTCACTCTGATCCGAGATGAAGATACTGTGCATATGCAAAGCCATGAGCCACAGCTACGCCCCTCTGGTGGGAGTCGTCTTGAAACCATTGAGGATTCAG CTTCCTGTTACTCCTCAGGAGAGGAGAGCAGTGTAGCACAGAGATCTAATGGAACCCCGTTGGAGACTAGAACAGACCCATCAGATGAAGATGCAGGAGACAAACTTCCTAAACGTAGCCAGAGTCTCAAAACTCCTAAGAAGATAGTGAAAGCTGAG ctTCCAGTAAGAAGTGTGAAAGCCCGCCCTAAGAAGAAAGCTGCAGGCTGTCTTGCTTCTGGCGAGTCATCCTAA
- the REEP2 gene encoding receptor expression-enhancing protein 2 isoform X1, with protein MVSWIISRLVVLLFGTLYPAYSSYKAVKTKNVKEYVKWMMYWIVFAFFTTAETLTDIVLSWFPFYFELKIAFVIWLLSPYTKGSSVLYRKFVHPTLSNKEKEIDEYITQARDKSYETMMRVGKRGLNLAANAAVTAAAKGQGVLSEKLRSFSMQDLTLIRDEDTVHMQSHEPQLRPSGGSRLETIEDSASCYSSGEESSVAQRSNGTPLETRTDPSDEDAGDKLPKRSQSLKTPKKIVKAELPVRSVKARPKKKAAGCLASGESS; from the exons atGGTCTCCTGGATCATCTCTCGCCTCGTGGT GCTGCTCTTCGGCACCCTCTACCCCGCGTACTCCTCCTACAAGGCCGTGAAGACGAAAAACGTGAAGGAATAT GTGAAGTGGATGATGTACTGGATTGTGTTTGCCTTTTTCACCACTGCAGAAACACTCACAGACATTGTTCTTTCTTG GTTTCCCTTTTATTTCGAGCTGAAAATCGCGTTTGTGATTTGGCTGCTCTCCCCTTACACCAAGGGCTCCAGTGTCCTCTACAGGAAGTTTGTGCACCCAACGCTCTCCAATAAGGAGAAG GAAATTGATGAATACATTACTCAGGCTCGTGACAAGAGCTATGAAACCATGATGCGAGTTGGCAAGAGAGGGTTAAACCTTGCTGCCAATGCAGCAGTTACTGCAGCTGCAAAG GGCCAGGGAGTTTTGTCTGAGAAGCTGCGAAGTTTCAGCATGCAGGATCTCACTCTGATCCGAGATGAAGATACTGTGCATATGCAAAGCCATGAGCCACAGCTACGCCCCTCTGGTGGGAGTCGTCTTGAAACCATTGAGGATTCAG CTTCCTGTTACTCCTCAGGAGAGGAGAGCAGTGTAGCACAGAGATCTAATGGAACCCCGTTGGAGACTAGAACAGACCCATCAGATGAAGATGCAGGAGACAAACTTCCTAAACGTAGCCAGAGTCTCAAAACTCCTAAGAAGATAGTGAAAGCTGAG ctTCCAGTAAGAAGTGTGAAAGCCCGCCCTAAGAAGAAAGCTGCAGGCTGTCTTGCTTCTGGCGAGTCATCCTAA